In one Drosophila albomicans strain 15112-1751.03 chromosome X, ASM965048v2, whole genome shotgun sequence genomic region, the following are encoded:
- the LOC117578050 gene encoding protein PIP82 isoform X1, producing the protein MSHHLSQESSQQPHQPERGRHGGGGGGGGIMDLRNFCQRIDVDSLKAKLPAMPQLKLPKTLPKLRGARRIFRSSRDNVSGGGGNKAASHEGAAVGAGGGGVSIGQLALPQQQQAAQFINRTPQRISTISSLMHEQTSTEQQQHHHHHLQPSGATYCSAGSLDDDYYAPYGGSMTARVSRPISPIKMPPTGNEQQQQQQQERGTLTQRLQRGYKSLSELRLKHLFAKQTVVRRDNIEVQRYVEQYEAERRVEQMAQARRDRDIADNYDIHISTLPITRQNTLKQQQDGEEEAEEDAVQQVRRMADHSGDESGLETPPPPPPPAVARKKKPGGIAATRFAKVRQPPLQMPVEEGAMDQQQQSQEKQPMRQAVRQKLKRLRKSMKRRQASQQQQQDSDDEEEEQEKQQQQRGSTASNLRARLRRFASSEQLQQRWRKSFKGGDEEGTDTGAGIGGAGKGGAGKGGAGKGGAGKGGAGLGGANKGGAALGGAGLGGANKGGAGLGGVGLGGAAAAGSGLGVAAQLERSLARLNEKLQQLKFFQRKSQQPQGNKPNTVGREPIEIDDEELPATYHHSDSDSEHGSNDSDDSGQDICAEDAFGQLDIADAPRSASPMLVKHQTLATLAQLQAHASTAWSSESLEEDIALDGQQQQQRDEMACTAADYPRVLIHQQHSDAYESTLIIAVTTTPPTPSPPHSQQHQQQPWLPNEQIIAGFKEQQQRDCWPAPMLYKPKSIDIFESGDGGAASAFADFDEALRNAPVLRISAGSSYDSNTEDADDNSSRVTRIRVQTPRIGNSRESLMEQQTLEQEEEQEEAEEALEELEEGQEQPEEQLEMERAEEESERPPSMSPPPPPLPQRRPPPPTSAAPIYDAVPPPLPISKPPTTLPTATAPPPLTAATTPTVATAAPTTSPVAAAPQTPASPVAAAPSLQRQPLRSASMTRPAKPLVKTSSLRLTYNEQMHPNDVGKVNKLISRFGGRSRLGARRLHSEELTICSDGDDESEELPEEPATPTPSNVKRSNSSNNNNNIIPDIVTTAASNNNNNNNETMQLDRQNSNCSRSEYGSPLAYPQLNATPTATTTTTATSARAGRPRAPQPQPQLQLQSQSQLQLQRRSRRSMTRDDDNFYSFDSDEENSYYSISPSSSSRYVVEI; encoded by the exons GGAGGAGTGTCAATTGGACAGTTGGcattgccacagcagcagcaggcggcaCAGTTTATCAATCGGACGCCACAACGCATCTCAACGATCAGTTCGCTGATGCACGAGCAAACAtcaacagagcaacaacaacatcatcatcatcatctgcaGCCAAGTGGGGCAACCTATTGCAGTGCTGGGAGCCTAGATGATGACTACTATGCACCATATGGCGGCAGTATGACAGCGCGTGTCTCGCGTCCCATCAGTCCCATCAAGATGCCACCGACAGGCaacgagcaacagcagcagcagcaacaggaacgTGGCACGTTGACGCAGCGCTTGCAACGTGGCTACAAGAGTCTCAGCGAGCTGCGGCTAAAGCATCTCTTTGCCAAACAGACGGTCGTGCGACGCGACAACATCGAGGTGCAACGCTATGTGGAACAATACGAGGCCGAGCGACGTGTGGAGCAAATGGCGCAAGCGCGACGCGATCGCGACATAGCCGACAACTATGACATACACATTAGCACGCTGCCCATAACGCGACAGAATAcgctgaagcagcagcaggatggTGAGGAGGAGGCGGAAGAGGATGCGGTGCAACAAGTGCGACGCATGGCGGATCACAGCGGCGATGAGAGCGGCCTAGAGacaccgccgccaccgccaccgccagctGTGGCACGCAAAAAGAAACCTGGCGGCATTGCGGCCACACGCTTTGCCAAGGTGCGTCAGCCCCCCCTGCAGATGCCTGTGGAGGAGGGTGCTATggaccagcaacagcagtcgcAGGAGAAGCAACCAATGCGTCAGGCGGTCAGACAGAAGCTGAAACGTTTGCGCAAGTCAATGAAGCGACGTCAGGcgagtcagcagcagcagcaagacagcgacgatgaggaggaggaacaggaaaagcaacaacaacagcgtgGAAGCACAGCGAGCAATCTGCGCGCAAGACTGCGTCGCTTTGCATCCAGcgaacagctgcagcagcgctGGCGCAAGAGTTTTAAGGGTGGCGATGAAGAAGGAACAGACACAGGAGCAGGCATAGGAGGAGCAGGCAAAGGAGGAGCAGGCAAAGGAGGAGCAGGCAAAGGAGGAGCAGGCAAAGGAGGAGCAGGCTTAGGAGGAGCAAACAAAGGAGGAGCAGCCTTGGGTGGAGCAGGCTTAGGAGGAGCAAACAAAGGAGGAGCTGGCTTAGGAGGAGTAGGCTtaggaggagcagcagcagctggctcAGGTTTAGGCGTTGCTGCGCAGCTAGAACGCTCCCTGGCGCGTTTGAACGAGAAACTGCAACAGCTAAAGTTTTTTCAGCGCAAGTCGCAACAGCCGCAGGGCAACAAACCCAACACCGTGGGCCGCGAACCCATCGAGATCGATGACGAGGAGCTGCCAGCCACGTATCATCACAGCGATAGCGACAGCGAGCACggcagcaacgacagcgaTGACAGCGGCCAGGACATTTGTGCCGAGGATGCCTTCGGGCAGCTGGACATTGCCGACGCACCGCGTTCAGCATCGCCCATGCTGGTTAAGCATCAGACACTGGCAACGTTGGCACAACTCCAGGCACACGCATCGACGGCTTGGAGCAGTGAGTCCCTCGAAGAGGATATCGCTCTGGatgggcaacagcaacagcagcgagacGAAATGGCATGCACCGCCGCCGATTATCCGCGCGTGCTCATCCATCAGCAGCACAGCGATGCCTACGAGTCCACGCTGATCATAGCGGTGACCACAACACCGCCAACGCCATCGCCACCGCACAgccaacaacatcagcaacaacccTGGCTGCCCAATGAACAGATCATAGCCGGCTTcaaggagcaacagcaacgagatTGTTGGCCCGCACCCATGCTGTACAAACCGAAGAGCATCGACATATTTGAGAGCGGTGACGGCGGCGCAGCGTCCGCATTTGCGGACTTTGACGAGGCGCTGAGGAATGCGCCAGTGTTGCGCATCAGTGCGGGCAGCAGCTACGACAGCAACACCGAGGATGCCGATGACAACAGTTCGCGAGTGACGCGAATACGCGTGCAGACGCCCAGAATTGGCAACAGTCGGGAGAGTTTGATGGAACAGCAGACCCTGGAGCAAGAGGAGGAACAGGAGGAGGCAGAGGAAGCTCTAGAAGAGCTAGAGGAGGGTCAGGAGCAGCCAGAGGAGCAGCTAGAGATGGAGCGAGCTGAGGAGGAGTCCGAGCGACCGCCTTCGATgtcaccgccaccgccgccctTGCCACAGCGTCGACCACCGCCTCCCACTTCAGCTGCGCCCATCTACGATGCAGTCCCGCCACCGCTGCCCATTAGCAAGCCACCCACCACGCTGCCCACAGCAACTGCGCCCCCGCCgttgacagcagcaacaacaccaacagttgcaactgcagcgcCAACAACTTCCccggttgctgctgcacccCAAACCCCTGCCTCGCCCGTTGCTGCTGCGCCGTCCTTGCAACGACAGCCACTGCGCAGCGCCTCGATGACACGGCCAGCCAAGCCGCTGGTCAAGACCAGTTCACTGCGTCTCACCTACAACGAGCAGATGCATCCCAACGATGTGGGCAAGGTGAACAAGCTCATCTCACGCTTTGGCGGTCGATCGCGACTCGGCGCTCGGCGTTTGCACAGCGAGGAGCTGACCATCTGCTCGGACGGTGATGACGAGTCCGAGGAGTTGCCCGAGGAGCCGGCAACCCCAACGCCATCGAATGTCaagcgcagcaacagcagcaacaacaacaacaacattataCCCGATATTGTGAccacagcagccagcaacaacaacaacaataacaatgagaCAATGCAGCTGGATCGTCAGAATTCGAATTGCAGTCGCAGCGAATATGGATCTCCACTCGCCTATCCCCAGCTGAatgcaacaccaacagcaacaaccacaacaactgcaacatcgGCCAGAGCTGGCAGACCACGTGCcccacaaccacaaccacaattgcaattgcaatcacaatcgcagttgcagctgcaacgaCGCAGTCGACGTTCCATGACCCGCGACGATGACAACTTTTACAGCTTTGACAGCGATGAAG AGAACAGCTATTATTCCATAAGTCCCTCGAGCAGCAGTCGCTATGTGGTGGAAatttga
- the LOC117578050 gene encoding protein PIP82 isoform X2: MSHHLSQESSQQPHQPERGRHGGGGGGGGIMDLRNFCQRIDVDSLKAKLPAMPQLKLPKTLPKLRGARRIFRSSRDNVSGGGGNKAASHEGAAVGAGGGGVSIGQLALPQQQQAAQFINRTPQRISTISSLMHEQTSTEQQQHHHHHLQPSGATYCSAGSLDDDYYAPYGGSMTARVSRPISPIKMPPTGNEQQQQQQQERGTLTQRLQRGYKSLSELRLKHLFAKQTVVRRDNIEVQRYVEQYEAERRVEQMAQARRDRDIADNYDIHISTLPITRQNTLKQQQDGEEEAEEDAVQQVRRMADHSGDESGLETPPPPPPPAVARKKKPGGIAATRFAKVRQPPLQMPVEEGAMDQQQQSQEKQPMRQAVRQKLKRLRKSMKRRQASQQQQQDSDDEEEEQEKQQQQRGSTASNLRARLRRFASSEQLQQRWRKSFKGGDEEGTDTGAGIGGAGKGGAGKGGAGKGGAGKGGAGLGGANKGGAALGGAGLGGANKGGAGLGGVGLGGAAAAGSGLGVAAQLERSLARLNEKLQQLKFFQRKSQQPQGNKPNTVGREPIEIDDEELPATYHHSDSDSEHGSNDSDDSGQDICAEDAFGQLDIADAPRSASPMLVKHQTLATLAQLQAHASTAWSSESLEEDIALDGQQQQQRDEMACTAADYPRVLIHQQHSDAYESTLIIAVTTTPPTPSPPHSQQHQQQPWLPNEQIIAGFKEQQQRDCWPAPMLYKPKSIDIFESGDGGAASAFADFDEALRNAPVLRISAGSSYDSNTEDADDNSSRVTRIRVQTPRIGNSRESLMEQQTLEQEEEQEEAEEALEELEEGQEQPEEQLEMERAEEESERPPSMSPPPPPLPQRRPPPPTSAAPIYDAVPPPLPISKPPTTLPTATAPPPLTAATTPTVATAAPTTSPVAAAPQTPASPVAAAPSLQRQPLRSASMTRPAKPLVKTSSLRLTYNEQMHPNDVGKVNKLISRFGGRSRLGARRLHSEELTICSDGDDESEELPEEPATPTPSNVKRSNSSNNNNNIIPDIVTTAASNNNNNNNETMQLDRQNSNCSRSEYGSPLAYPQLNATPTATTTTTATSARAGRPRAPQPQPQLQLQSQSQLQLQRRSRRSMTRDDDNFYSFDSDEAIIP, translated from the exons GGAGGAGTGTCAATTGGACAGTTGGcattgccacagcagcagcaggcggcaCAGTTTATCAATCGGACGCCACAACGCATCTCAACGATCAGTTCGCTGATGCACGAGCAAACAtcaacagagcaacaacaacatcatcatcatcatctgcaGCCAAGTGGGGCAACCTATTGCAGTGCTGGGAGCCTAGATGATGACTACTATGCACCATATGGCGGCAGTATGACAGCGCGTGTCTCGCGTCCCATCAGTCCCATCAAGATGCCACCGACAGGCaacgagcaacagcagcagcagcaacaggaacgTGGCACGTTGACGCAGCGCTTGCAACGTGGCTACAAGAGTCTCAGCGAGCTGCGGCTAAAGCATCTCTTTGCCAAACAGACGGTCGTGCGACGCGACAACATCGAGGTGCAACGCTATGTGGAACAATACGAGGCCGAGCGACGTGTGGAGCAAATGGCGCAAGCGCGACGCGATCGCGACATAGCCGACAACTATGACATACACATTAGCACGCTGCCCATAACGCGACAGAATAcgctgaagcagcagcaggatggTGAGGAGGAGGCGGAAGAGGATGCGGTGCAACAAGTGCGACGCATGGCGGATCACAGCGGCGATGAGAGCGGCCTAGAGacaccgccgccaccgccaccgccagctGTGGCACGCAAAAAGAAACCTGGCGGCATTGCGGCCACACGCTTTGCCAAGGTGCGTCAGCCCCCCCTGCAGATGCCTGTGGAGGAGGGTGCTATggaccagcaacagcagtcgcAGGAGAAGCAACCAATGCGTCAGGCGGTCAGACAGAAGCTGAAACGTTTGCGCAAGTCAATGAAGCGACGTCAGGcgagtcagcagcagcagcaagacagcgacgatgaggaggaggaacaggaaaagcaacaacaacagcgtgGAAGCACAGCGAGCAATCTGCGCGCAAGACTGCGTCGCTTTGCATCCAGcgaacagctgcagcagcgctGGCGCAAGAGTTTTAAGGGTGGCGATGAAGAAGGAACAGACACAGGAGCAGGCATAGGAGGAGCAGGCAAAGGAGGAGCAGGCAAAGGAGGAGCAGGCAAAGGAGGAGCAGGCAAAGGAGGAGCAGGCTTAGGAGGAGCAAACAAAGGAGGAGCAGCCTTGGGTGGAGCAGGCTTAGGAGGAGCAAACAAAGGAGGAGCTGGCTTAGGAGGAGTAGGCTtaggaggagcagcagcagctggctcAGGTTTAGGCGTTGCTGCGCAGCTAGAACGCTCCCTGGCGCGTTTGAACGAGAAACTGCAACAGCTAAAGTTTTTTCAGCGCAAGTCGCAACAGCCGCAGGGCAACAAACCCAACACCGTGGGCCGCGAACCCATCGAGATCGATGACGAGGAGCTGCCAGCCACGTATCATCACAGCGATAGCGACAGCGAGCACggcagcaacgacagcgaTGACAGCGGCCAGGACATTTGTGCCGAGGATGCCTTCGGGCAGCTGGACATTGCCGACGCACCGCGTTCAGCATCGCCCATGCTGGTTAAGCATCAGACACTGGCAACGTTGGCACAACTCCAGGCACACGCATCGACGGCTTGGAGCAGTGAGTCCCTCGAAGAGGATATCGCTCTGGatgggcaacagcaacagcagcgagacGAAATGGCATGCACCGCCGCCGATTATCCGCGCGTGCTCATCCATCAGCAGCACAGCGATGCCTACGAGTCCACGCTGATCATAGCGGTGACCACAACACCGCCAACGCCATCGCCACCGCACAgccaacaacatcagcaacaacccTGGCTGCCCAATGAACAGATCATAGCCGGCTTcaaggagcaacagcaacgagatTGTTGGCCCGCACCCATGCTGTACAAACCGAAGAGCATCGACATATTTGAGAGCGGTGACGGCGGCGCAGCGTCCGCATTTGCGGACTTTGACGAGGCGCTGAGGAATGCGCCAGTGTTGCGCATCAGTGCGGGCAGCAGCTACGACAGCAACACCGAGGATGCCGATGACAACAGTTCGCGAGTGACGCGAATACGCGTGCAGACGCCCAGAATTGGCAACAGTCGGGAGAGTTTGATGGAACAGCAGACCCTGGAGCAAGAGGAGGAACAGGAGGAGGCAGAGGAAGCTCTAGAAGAGCTAGAGGAGGGTCAGGAGCAGCCAGAGGAGCAGCTAGAGATGGAGCGAGCTGAGGAGGAGTCCGAGCGACCGCCTTCGATgtcaccgccaccgccgccctTGCCACAGCGTCGACCACCGCCTCCCACTTCAGCTGCGCCCATCTACGATGCAGTCCCGCCACCGCTGCCCATTAGCAAGCCACCCACCACGCTGCCCACAGCAACTGCGCCCCCGCCgttgacagcagcaacaacaccaacagttgcaactgcagcgcCAACAACTTCCccggttgctgctgcacccCAAACCCCTGCCTCGCCCGTTGCTGCTGCGCCGTCCTTGCAACGACAGCCACTGCGCAGCGCCTCGATGACACGGCCAGCCAAGCCGCTGGTCAAGACCAGTTCACTGCGTCTCACCTACAACGAGCAGATGCATCCCAACGATGTGGGCAAGGTGAACAAGCTCATCTCACGCTTTGGCGGTCGATCGCGACTCGGCGCTCGGCGTTTGCACAGCGAGGAGCTGACCATCTGCTCGGACGGTGATGACGAGTCCGAGGAGTTGCCCGAGGAGCCGGCAACCCCAACGCCATCGAATGTCaagcgcagcaacagcagcaacaacaacaacaacattataCCCGATATTGTGAccacagcagccagcaacaacaacaacaataacaatgagaCAATGCAGCTGGATCGTCAGAATTCGAATTGCAGTCGCAGCGAATATGGATCTCCACTCGCCTATCCCCAGCTGAatgcaacaccaacagcaacaaccacaacaactgcaacatcgGCCAGAGCTGGCAGACCACGTGCcccacaaccacaaccacaattgcaattgcaatcacaatcgcagttgcagctgcaacgaCGCAGTCGACGTTCCATGACCCGCGACGATGACAACTTTTACAGCTTTGACAGCGATGAAG CTATTATTCCATAA
- the LOC117578050 gene encoding protein PIP82 isoform X3 — MSHHLSQESSQQPHQPERGRHGGGGGGGGIMDLRNFCQRIDVDSLKAKLPAMPQLKLPKTLPKLRGARRIFRSSRDNVSGGGGNKAASHEGAAVGAGGGGVSIGQLALPQQQQAAQFINRTPQRISTISSLMHEQTSTEQQQHHHHHLQPSGATYCSAGSLDDDYYAPYGGSMTARVSRPISPIKMPPTGNEQQQQQQQERGTLTQRLQRGYKSLSELRLKHLFAKQTVVRRDNIEVQRYVEQYEAERRVEQMAQARRDRDIADNYDIHISTLPITRQNTLKQQQDGEEEAEEDAVQQVRRMADHSGDESGLETPPPPPPPAVARKKKPGGIAATRFAKVRQPPLQMPVEEGAMDQQQQSQEKQPMRQAVRQKLKRLRKSMKRRQASQQQQQDSDDEEEEQEKQQQQRGSTASNLRARLRRFASSEQLQQRWRKSFKGGDEEGTDTGAGIGGAGKGGAGKGGAGKGGAGLGGANKGGAGLGGVGLGGAAAAGSGLGVAAQLERSLARLNEKLQQLKFFQRKSQQPQGNKPNTVGREPIEIDDEELPATYHHSDSDSEHGSNDSDDSGQDICAEDAFGQLDIADAPRSASPMLVKHQTLATLAQLQAHASTAWSSESLEEDIALDGQQQQQRDEMACTAADYPRVLIHQQHSDAYESTLIIAVTTTPPTPSPPHSQQHQQQPWLPNEQIIAGFKEQQQRDCWPAPMLYKPKSIDIFESGDGGAASAFADFDEALRNAPVLRISAGSSYDSNTEDADDNSSRVTRIRVQTPRIGNSRESLMEQQTLEQEEEQEEAEEALEELEEGQEQPEEQLEMERAEEESERPPSMSPPPPPLPQRRPPPPTSAAPIYDAVPPPLPISKPPTTLPTATAPPPLTAATTPTVATAAPTTSPVAAAPQTPASPVAAAPSLQRQPLRSASMTRPAKPLVKTSSLRLTYNEQMHPNDVGKVNKLISRFGGRSRLGARRLHSEELTICSDGDDESEELPEEPATPTPSNVKRSNSSNNNNNIIPDIVTTAASNNNNNNNETMQLDRQNSNCSRSEYGSPLAYPQLNATPTATTTTTATSARAGRPRAPQPQPQLQLQSQSQLQLQRRSRRSMTRDDDNFYSFDSDEENSYYSISPSSSSRYVVEI; from the exons GGAGGAGTGTCAATTGGACAGTTGGcattgccacagcagcagcaggcggcaCAGTTTATCAATCGGACGCCACAACGCATCTCAACGATCAGTTCGCTGATGCACGAGCAAACAtcaacagagcaacaacaacatcatcatcatcatctgcaGCCAAGTGGGGCAACCTATTGCAGTGCTGGGAGCCTAGATGATGACTACTATGCACCATATGGCGGCAGTATGACAGCGCGTGTCTCGCGTCCCATCAGTCCCATCAAGATGCCACCGACAGGCaacgagcaacagcagcagcagcaacaggaacgTGGCACGTTGACGCAGCGCTTGCAACGTGGCTACAAGAGTCTCAGCGAGCTGCGGCTAAAGCATCTCTTTGCCAAACAGACGGTCGTGCGACGCGACAACATCGAGGTGCAACGCTATGTGGAACAATACGAGGCCGAGCGACGTGTGGAGCAAATGGCGCAAGCGCGACGCGATCGCGACATAGCCGACAACTATGACATACACATTAGCACGCTGCCCATAACGCGACAGAATAcgctgaagcagcagcaggatggTGAGGAGGAGGCGGAAGAGGATGCGGTGCAACAAGTGCGACGCATGGCGGATCACAGCGGCGATGAGAGCGGCCTAGAGacaccgccgccaccgccaccgccagctGTGGCACGCAAAAAGAAACCTGGCGGCATTGCGGCCACACGCTTTGCCAAGGTGCGTCAGCCCCCCCTGCAGATGCCTGTGGAGGAGGGTGCTATggaccagcaacagcagtcgcAGGAGAAGCAACCAATGCGTCAGGCGGTCAGACAGAAGCTGAAACGTTTGCGCAAGTCAATGAAGCGACGTCAGGcgagtcagcagcagcagcaagacagcgacgatgaggaggaggaacaggaaaagcaacaacaacagcgtgGAAGCACAGCGAGCAATCTGCGCGCAAGACTGCGTCGCTTTGCATCCAGcgaacagctgcagcagcgctGGCGCAAGAGTTTTAAGGGTGGCGATGAAGAAGGAACAGACACAGGAGCAGGCATAGGAGGAGCAGGCAAAGGAGGAGCAGGCAAAGGAGGAGCAGGCAAAGGAGGAGCAG GCTTAGGAGGAGCAAACAAAGGAGGAGCTGGCTTAGGAGGAGTAGGCTtaggaggagcagcagcagctggctcAGGTTTAGGCGTTGCTGCGCAGCTAGAACGCTCCCTGGCGCGTTTGAACGAGAAACTGCAACAGCTAAAGTTTTTTCAGCGCAAGTCGCAACAGCCGCAGGGCAACAAACCCAACACCGTGGGCCGCGAACCCATCGAGATCGATGACGAGGAGCTGCCAGCCACGTATCATCACAGCGATAGCGACAGCGAGCACggcagcaacgacagcgaTGACAGCGGCCAGGACATTTGTGCCGAGGATGCCTTCGGGCAGCTGGACATTGCCGACGCACCGCGTTCAGCATCGCCCATGCTGGTTAAGCATCAGACACTGGCAACGTTGGCACAACTCCAGGCACACGCATCGACGGCTTGGAGCAGTGAGTCCCTCGAAGAGGATATCGCTCTGGatgggcaacagcaacagcagcgagacGAAATGGCATGCACCGCCGCCGATTATCCGCGCGTGCTCATCCATCAGCAGCACAGCGATGCCTACGAGTCCACGCTGATCATAGCGGTGACCACAACACCGCCAACGCCATCGCCACCGCACAgccaacaacatcagcaacaacccTGGCTGCCCAATGAACAGATCATAGCCGGCTTcaaggagcaacagcaacgagatTGTTGGCCCGCACCCATGCTGTACAAACCGAAGAGCATCGACATATTTGAGAGCGGTGACGGCGGCGCAGCGTCCGCATTTGCGGACTTTGACGAGGCGCTGAGGAATGCGCCAGTGTTGCGCATCAGTGCGGGCAGCAGCTACGACAGCAACACCGAGGATGCCGATGACAACAGTTCGCGAGTGACGCGAATACGCGTGCAGACGCCCAGAATTGGCAACAGTCGGGAGAGTTTGATGGAACAGCAGACCCTGGAGCAAGAGGAGGAACAGGAGGAGGCAGAGGAAGCTCTAGAAGAGCTAGAGGAGGGTCAGGAGCAGCCAGAGGAGCAGCTAGAGATGGAGCGAGCTGAGGAGGAGTCCGAGCGACCGCCTTCGATgtcaccgccaccgccgccctTGCCACAGCGTCGACCACCGCCTCCCACTTCAGCTGCGCCCATCTACGATGCAGTCCCGCCACCGCTGCCCATTAGCAAGCCACCCACCACGCTGCCCACAGCAACTGCGCCCCCGCCgttgacagcagcaacaacaccaacagttgcaactgcagcgcCAACAACTTCCccggttgctgctgcacccCAAACCCCTGCCTCGCCCGTTGCTGCTGCGCCGTCCTTGCAACGACAGCCACTGCGCAGCGCCTCGATGACACGGCCAGCCAAGCCGCTGGTCAAGACCAGTTCACTGCGTCTCACCTACAACGAGCAGATGCATCCCAACGATGTGGGCAAGGTGAACAAGCTCATCTCACGCTTTGGCGGTCGATCGCGACTCGGCGCTCGGCGTTTGCACAGCGAGGAGCTGACCATCTGCTCGGACGGTGATGACGAGTCCGAGGAGTTGCCCGAGGAGCCGGCAACCCCAACGCCATCGAATGTCaagcgcagcaacagcagcaacaacaacaacaacattataCCCGATATTGTGAccacagcagccagcaacaacaacaacaataacaatgagaCAATGCAGCTGGATCGTCAGAATTCGAATTGCAGTCGCAGCGAATATGGATCTCCACTCGCCTATCCCCAGCTGAatgcaacaccaacagcaacaaccacaacaactgcaacatcgGCCAGAGCTGGCAGACCACGTGCcccacaaccacaaccacaattgcaattgcaatcacaatcgcagttgcagctgcaacgaCGCAGTCGACGTTCCATGACCCGCGACGATGACAACTTTTACAGCTTTGACAGCGATGAAG AGAACAGCTATTATTCCATAAGTCCCTCGAGCAGCAGTCGCTATGTGGTGGAAatttga